In one Gemmatimonadota bacterium genomic region, the following are encoded:
- a CDS encoding molybdopterin oxidoreductase family protein, which yields MAAIPVITNTDEMPRVIRGACPHDCPDTCATMVTVERGRATRIQGDPEHPFTQGFLCAKVNRYLERTYHKDRLTVPLRRVGPKGSGQFAPATWDEALTDIAARLNAIRTSSDGAESILPYSYGGTMGYVQSESMDRRFFHAIGASKLDRTICATAGMVGMQMTVGASIGADGEGMPHSDLVLLWGTNTLTANPHLWPYVLKARENGATVIAIDPIRTRTADQCDEWIGIRPGTDAALALGMMHVIFAEGLQDDDYLAQYTVGADALRARAAEYPPSRVAEITGVAEEVIVSLARRYGSAKAAFVRINYGMQRHGGGGMAVRTIACLPAVVGHWRRPGGGVQLSTSANFQFNKAKLMRPDLSPPVRTINMIRLGEALTRPDAGVGGPPVKALVVYNSNPAAVAPDTNEVRRGLMRDDLFTVVLEHFQTDTADYADWVLPATTQLEHWDVHFSYGHLYATLNQPAIAPMGECKPNSEIFRLLAARMGLTDPCFADDDVTLIRQALDSTHERMQGVTFDALVEHGWVRLNVPRPYTPFAEGGFLTPSGKCEFFSERMQQMGLDPLPTFTPPHEYPEAAPELAAKYPLTLISSPRHQFLNTTFVNVESLRRDAHPEVMIHPEDALSRGIVSGARVSVRNDRGTFHGVARVTDAVRETVVWAPSIWWLKYADDGANANATTSQRETDLGHGPVFYDNLVEVAVA from the coding sequence ATGGCCGCGATTCCCGTAATAACCAACACGGACGAAATGCCGCGCGTCATTCGTGGGGCGTGCCCCCACGACTGTCCCGACACCTGCGCGACAATGGTCACGGTGGAGCGTGGTCGCGCCACTCGGATTCAAGGCGACCCTGAGCACCCATTCACGCAGGGTTTTCTCTGCGCGAAGGTAAATCGCTATCTCGAACGCACCTACCATAAGGACCGGCTCACGGTCCCGCTGCGGCGCGTTGGACCCAAGGGGAGCGGACAGTTCGCGCCCGCCACCTGGGACGAAGCGCTCACCGATATTGCCGCGCGCCTCAATGCCATTCGTACATCGAGCGACGGGGCGGAAAGTATTCTGCCCTACTCGTACGGCGGCACAATGGGCTACGTGCAGAGCGAGTCGATGGACCGACGGTTCTTTCACGCGATCGGTGCATCAAAACTCGATCGCACAATTTGCGCGACCGCCGGAATGGTCGGCATGCAGATGACCGTGGGCGCGAGCATTGGCGCCGACGGCGAAGGGATGCCGCACAGCGATCTCGTGTTGCTCTGGGGCACAAACACGCTCACCGCGAATCCGCACCTCTGGCCGTACGTGCTCAAGGCGAGGGAAAATGGCGCGACGGTGATTGCCATTGACCCGATTCGCACCCGCACGGCCGACCAGTGCGACGAATGGATTGGCATTCGCCCCGGCACCGACGCCGCGCTCGCCCTCGGCATGATGCACGTGATCTTCGCCGAAGGGCTGCAGGACGACGACTACCTCGCGCAGTACACCGTTGGTGCTGACGCGCTGCGGGCGCGCGCCGCCGAGTATCCGCCGTCGCGCGTGGCAGAAATTACGGGCGTGGCGGAAGAAGTGATTGTGTCGCTCGCGCGGCGGTATGGCAGCGCCAAGGCGGCATTCGTGCGCATCAACTATGGCATGCAGCGCCACGGCGGCGGCGGAATGGCCGTGCGCACCATCGCGTGCCTGCCGGCGGTGGTCGGGCACTGGCGTCGCCCCGGTGGCGGCGTGCAGCTGAGCACGAGCGCGAACTTCCAGTTCAACAAGGCGAAGTTGATGCGCCCCGATTTATCGCCGCCGGTTCGGACGATCAACATGATCCGTCTGGGCGAAGCGCTCACGCGGCCCGACGCTGGCGTGGGTGGCCCGCCGGTGAAGGCGTTGGTGGTGTACAACTCGAACCCTGCGGCCGTGGCGCCCGACACGAACGAAGTGCGACGCGGCCTGATGCGCGACGATTTGTTCACCGTGGTGCTGGAACACTTTCAAACCGACACGGCCGACTACGCCGACTGGGTGTTGCCGGCCACCACGCAACTCGAGCACTGGGACGTGCACTTCTCGTACGGCCACCTCTACGCCACGCTCAATCAGCCCGCGATTGCGCCAATGGGCGAGTGCAAACCGAACAGCGAGATCTTCCGTTTGCTCGCCGCGCGCATGGGGCTCACCGATCCGTGCTTTGCGGACGACGATGTGACACTCATCCGGCAGGCGCTCGATTCCACGCACGAGCGCATGCAGGGCGTCACCTTCGACGCTTTGGTGGAGCACGGCTGGGTGCGGCTCAACGTGCCGCGCCCCTACACGCCGTTCGCCGAGGGTGGATTTTTGACGCCGAGCGGCAAGTGCGAGTTCTTTTCGGAGCGGATGCAGCAGATGGGACTTGATCCGCTCCCGACGTTCACGCCGCCGCATGAGTATCCCGAGGCGGCACCGGAACTCGCGGCCAAGTATCCGCTGACGCTGATTTCGTCGCCGCGGCACCAGTTCTTGAACACGACGTTCGTGAATGTGGAGTCACTCCGGCGCGACGCGCATCCCGAGGTGATGATTCACCCCGAGGACGCGCTGTCACGCGGCATTGTGAGTGGAGCGCGGGTGTCGGTGCGGAACGACCGCGGCACGTTCCACGGGGTGGCGCGGGTCACGGACGCCGTGCGTGAAACGGTGGTGTGGGCGCCGTCTATTTGGTGGCTCAAGTACGCGGACGACGGCGCGAACGCGAATGCCACCACGTCGCAGCGGGAAACCGACCTGGGGCACGGGCCGGTATTTTACGACAATCTGGTTGAAGTGGCGGTGGCGTAA
- a CDS encoding heterodisulfide reductase-related iron-sulfur binding cluster translates to MTARAPLPGSELCVHCGFCMQACPTYLALDDENDSPRGRIVLMKALAAGTIADSDPFVGLHLDQCLGCRACETACPSGVPYGQLLEATRERQATVRPTPLVSRIVLRVFERPAVLGVVMFGARVLRATGLPWLLAKLPGRIGASMAMLESTRRPGGARARVAMTPSTLPTAGKPTKVATLDGCVMEGLFAATNRATERVLAINGYAVTAAPGQQCCGALHVHAGDADAARTLARVNIAAFEQSGAEFVAVNSAGCGAMLKEYGHLLKEDAAWHERATIFSKRVKDVSELLADAGPRAVTPSAGAPRVTYDAPCHLLHAQRIADAPMRVLRATGATLIPLPDAEQCCGSAGLYSLVEPSLSQRVLSPKLAHIAATGAQVVATGNPGCLMHIGAGLVRSGAHACARHPVELLDDAYAAERTP, encoded by the coding sequence ATGACCGCACGCGCACCATTGCCGGGGAGCGAACTGTGCGTGCACTGCGGCTTTTGCATGCAAGCGTGCCCCACGTACCTCGCGCTCGACGACGAAAACGATTCCCCACGCGGCCGCATTGTGCTTATGAAAGCGTTGGCGGCGGGTACGATTGCCGACTCGGATCCGTTCGTCGGTCTGCACTTGGATCAGTGCCTCGGTTGCCGCGCGTGCGAAACCGCGTGCCCCTCCGGCGTGCCGTACGGACAGCTGCTCGAGGCCACGCGAGAACGGCAGGCGACTGTCCGGCCAACGCCGCTCGTGTCGCGGATCGTGCTGCGCGTGTTCGAACGGCCGGCTGTGCTCGGCGTCGTGATGTTCGGCGCACGCGTGCTCCGCGCCACGGGTTTGCCTTGGCTCTTGGCCAAACTCCCGGGGCGCATTGGTGCGTCGATGGCAATGCTCGAGTCGACGCGCCGCCCGGGTGGGGCGCGCGCACGCGTGGCAATGACGCCGTCCACGTTGCCGACGGCAGGCAAACCCACGAAAGTCGCCACGCTCGACGGGTGCGTGATGGAAGGGCTGTTCGCCGCCACCAACCGCGCCACCGAGCGCGTCCTCGCCATCAACGGCTACGCAGTGACCGCCGCACCGGGACAGCAGTGCTGCGGCGCGTTGCACGTGCACGCCGGCGACGCTGACGCCGCGCGCACGCTTGCCCGCGTGAACATCGCCGCGTTCGAACAGAGCGGCGCCGAATTCGTTGCCGTGAATTCGGCCGGCTGCGGCGCGATGCTCAAGGAATACGGACACCTACTGAAGGAAGACGCGGCGTGGCACGAGCGCGCGACGATTTTTTCGAAGCGGGTCAAAGATGTGAGCGAGCTGCTCGCCGATGCGGGGCCGCGCGCCGTCACGCCGTCGGCGGGCGCGCCACGCGTGACCTACGATGCGCCCTGCCACCTGTTGCACGCGCAACGCATTGCCGACGCGCCGATGCGCGTGCTGCGGGCCACGGGCGCCACCCTGATTCCGCTTCCGGACGCCGAACAGTGCTGCGGCAGTGCCGGGCTCTACAGTCTGGTGGAACCCTCGCTCTCGCAGCGCGTGTTGTCGCCGAAACTCGCGCACATTGCGGCGACCGGCGCGCAGGTTGTGGCGACGGGAAACCCCGGGTGCCTTATGCACATCGGGGCGGGTTTGGTGCGTAGCGGCGCGCACGCCTGTGCGCGGCACCCAGTGGAGCTTCTGGATGACGCCTATGCCGCGGAGCGCACACCGTGA
- a CDS encoding FAD-binding protein, with amino-acid sequence MTTTTITSVRDLADAVRAAFDDGAPLRITTCGTWPESLRSVRSGATTLDCSAITGIVEYIPGDLTLTARAGTTLAELEEATARHGQWCPLSPWGTDAGSFGATMATATRGPLTAALGAPRDLALGIECVDGTGAVIRGGGRVVKNVAGFDLTRLMVGSWGTLAILTEISVRLRARPAVDETWSVPLDDDGVFARLQSLQRGVYVPLAFETLHGAAARAAGLLADSALVRLGGNAGFVAAARSALHAASPNAIPHDPAVWTRVRELHAAPVLHTLAGAIDRPLDRRVKAQFDPRHILNPGLFAESA; translated from the coding sequence GTGACCACGACCACCATCACCAGCGTGCGCGATCTCGCCGACGCGGTGCGCGCGGCGTTTGATGACGGCGCCCCGCTGCGTATCACCACCTGCGGCACCTGGCCCGAGTCGTTGCGGAGCGTGCGCTCCGGCGCGACGACGCTCGATTGCTCGGCGATCACCGGCATTGTGGAATACATCCCGGGCGATCTCACGCTCACGGCTCGGGCTGGCACGACACTCGCCGAGTTGGAAGAGGCGACCGCGCGCCACGGGCAGTGGTGCCCGCTGTCACCGTGGGGAACAGATGCCGGATCGTTCGGCGCGACAATGGCGACGGCGACCCGAGGACCGTTGACGGCCGCGTTGGGCGCACCGCGCGATCTCGCCCTTGGCATCGAATGTGTGGATGGCACCGGCGCGGTGATTCGCGGCGGCGGGCGCGTGGTGAAGAATGTGGCTGGCTTTGACCTCACACGATTGATGGTGGGTTCGTGGGGCACGCTCGCAATTCTCACCGAGATCAGTGTGCGACTGCGGGCGCGTCCGGCGGTCGATGAAACGTGGTCGGTTCCGCTCGATGACGACGGTGTGTTCGCACGATTACAGTCGCTCCAACGGGGCGTGTACGTACCGCTCGCGTTCGAAACGTTGCACGGTGCCGCCGCGCGCGCGGCTGGTTTGCTCGCGGACTCCGCGCTTGTGCGCCTTGGCGGGAACGCGGGGTTTGTGGCGGCAGCACGGAGCGCGTTGCACGCGGCGAGCCCCAATGCCATACCGCACGACCCTGCGGTGTGGACACGCGTGCGAGAGTTGCACGCCGCACCCGTATTGCACACGTTGGCTGGCGCGATTGACCGGCCGCTGGATCGCCGCGTGAAGGCGCAGTTCGATCCGCGACACATTTTGAACCCCGGCCTGTTCGCGGAGAGCGCATGA
- a CDS encoding FAD-binding protein, translating into MLQRELEAIVGERHVLWRAAELLAYENDALPGYRRRPRLAVFPGTRDEVIAVVAALWRAGMPFVPRGAGTGLSGGAVADDIVLLGLQRLKKVLALDAGARTATVEPGVVNATLTKAATPFGLHYAPDPSSQTACTIGGNVAENAGGPHCLKYGVTLNHVLAATVLLPNGEIISLEAPRADHAGYDLMGAFVGSEGCFGVALDVTVRLTPNPEQVVTLLSVFTSLDDAARAVSAVIAEGVLPSAFEMMDNPTIRAVEASIYAAGYPVDAAAVLLTELDGAAAGIAEDVQIVERLSRACGATDVRTATDAADRARLWQGRKKAFGALGRVAPDLVVQDAVVPRTRLAPILAKIAEISERLNVRMCNVFHAGDGNLHPCIPYDASDADESARVHAAMKEVMELCIAEGGSITGEHGVGSDKMAYMDRLFAAESLDAMCRLRDAFDSERRANPGKVIPSRHCREWMSVVGVNA; encoded by the coding sequence ATGTTGCAGCGTGAGCTTGAAGCCATTGTGGGCGAGCGGCACGTACTCTGGCGTGCCGCCGAGTTGCTCGCGTATGAGAACGACGCGCTCCCGGGCTATCGCCGTCGGCCGCGTCTCGCCGTCTTTCCTGGCACACGCGACGAAGTGATCGCGGTGGTGGCGGCGCTCTGGCGCGCCGGTATGCCCTTTGTGCCACGTGGCGCCGGCACCGGACTCAGCGGCGGCGCCGTCGCCGACGACATCGTGTTGCTGGGGCTACAGCGGCTCAAGAAGGTCCTCGCGCTCGACGCGGGGGCTCGCACCGCCACGGTGGAGCCTGGGGTCGTCAACGCGACGCTCACCAAAGCAGCCACGCCATTTGGTTTGCACTACGCTCCCGACCCGTCGAGCCAAACCGCCTGCACGATTGGCGGCAATGTCGCCGAGAATGCGGGCGGGCCGCACTGCCTCAAGTACGGCGTGACCTTGAACCACGTGCTCGCCGCCACGGTGCTCCTGCCCAACGGCGAAATCATCTCGCTCGAAGCACCGCGCGCCGATCACGCCGGCTACGATCTCATGGGAGCATTCGTCGGGAGCGAAGGGTGCTTTGGCGTGGCACTCGATGTGACGGTGCGACTCACGCCGAACCCGGAGCAAGTGGTCACCCTGCTCTCCGTATTCACGTCGCTCGACGACGCCGCACGTGCCGTATCCGCTGTGATTGCCGAAGGGGTGCTTCCGTCTGCATTCGAGATGATGGACAACCCGACGATCCGCGCGGTCGAAGCGTCCATCTACGCTGCCGGCTATCCGGTGGACGCGGCGGCGGTGTTGCTCACCGAGCTCGACGGCGCCGCTGCTGGTATTGCCGAGGACGTGCAGATCGTGGAGCGCCTCTCCCGCGCGTGCGGCGCAACGGACGTGCGCACCGCCACCGACGCCGCCGACCGCGCCCGCCTCTGGCAGGGCCGCAAGAAAGCCTTTGGCGCGCTCGGACGCGTCGCACCAGACCTTGTGGTGCAAGATGCGGTCGTCCCACGCACGCGCCTCGCGCCGATTCTCGCGAAGATCGCGGAGATTAGCGAGCGCTTGAACGTGCGCATGTGCAACGTATTCCACGCGGGCGACGGCAACCTTCACCCGTGCATTCCATACGACGCCTCCGACGCCGACGAGTCAGCGCGCGTACACGCCGCCATGAAAGAAGTCATGGAGTTGTGCATCGCCGAGGGCGGTTCGATTACGGGCGAGCACGGCGTGGGTTCCGATAAAATGGCGTATATGGATCGGCTCTTTGCGGCCGAGTCGCTCGACGCCATGTGCCGGCTGCGCGACGCGTTCGATTCCGAGCGCCGGGCGAATCCCGGCAAGGTGATCCCGTCGCGCCATTGTCGCGAGTGGATGAGCGTCGTGGGGGTAAACGCGTGA
- a CDS encoding RNA polymerase sigma factor RpoD/SigA has protein sequence MQHANEPRSKALYRSSPSSAFDQYLQDIQKLPLITDVKEERRLARLAQKGDEAAAERLVTANLRFVISYVKKYQGHGLDLSELVAIGNEGLLKAVRKFDPDQGVKFISYAVWWVRQAVLKALAEQTRSVRIPLNQNSHLIRLSRAETVLAQVLKRDPTDHEISRLLEETPEQVRNAKQMSAAELSLDAPVDRSDREASTLGERFAGEDGIAIEERTDFKLMRECIERVFRVYLTPRERKILYLYYGLDEGAEAMTLEKIGALMGVTRERIRQIRERAFEKLRESPDGRSLAGFWAIT, from the coding sequence ATGCAGCATGCGAATGAGCCGAGATCCAAAGCGCTGTACCGTTCCTCTCCCTCATCCGCGTTTGATCAGTACCTGCAGGACATTCAAAAACTCCCGCTCATCACCGACGTAAAAGAAGAACGTCGTCTCGCGCGTCTCGCGCAGAAGGGCGACGAAGCCGCCGCCGAGCGACTCGTCACGGCGAACCTCCGCTTCGTCATCTCCTACGTCAAGAAATATCAGGGTCACGGACTCGACCTCTCCGAGCTCGTCGCCATTGGCAACGAAGGCCTCCTCAAGGCCGTTCGGAAGTTCGACCCTGACCAAGGCGTCAAGTTCATCTCGTACGCCGTGTGGTGGGTGCGACAGGCCGTTCTCAAGGCCCTTGCCGAGCAGACGCGCTCCGTGCGCATCCCGCTCAACCAGAACTCCCATCTCATTCGTCTGTCCCGCGCCGAGACCGTGCTCGCTCAGGTGCTCAAGCGCGACCCGACCGACCACGAAATCAGCCGCCTGCTCGAAGAAACACCCGAACAGGTCCGCAACGCCAAGCAGATGTCCGCCGCCGAGCTCTCGCTCGACGCCCCGGTGGACCGCAGCGACCGCGAAGCCTCCACGCTCGGCGAACGCTTTGCCGGCGAAGACGGTATCGCGATCGAAGAACGGACCGACTTCAAACTGATGCGCGAGTGCATTGAGCGCGTCTTCCGCGTCTACCTCACGCCCCGCGAACGGAAGATCCTGTATTTGTACTACGGGCTCGACGAAGGGGCCGAGGCCATGACGCTCGAAAAGATCGGCGCACTTATGGGCGTCACCCGTGAACGCATCCGTCAGATTCGCGAGCGCGCATTCGAAAAGCTCCGCGAGTCGCCCGACGGGCGCTCGCTCGCGGGGTTCTGGGCCATCACCTGA
- the aroB gene encoding 3-dehydroquinate synthase, with protein sequence MSGSDALDLHGSRILIGTGLLDRCGPELRRALGTRRLAIVTDDTVAPLWGDRLAAATGDTSTPRFVMPAGEANKTRKTWSRITDELLDAGFGRDTALLALGGGVVGDLTGFVAATYLRGIPFVQIPTTLLAMIDASIGGKTGVDTRAGKNLVGAFHHPALVIADTATLGTLPAVQLRNGLAEAVKHAVIASPSEFTWLDTHAAELTQDGGPSTAVAERLVRTHVTLKAEVVARDERESGLRKILNFGHTVGHAIESLSHYELLHGECVALGMVVEARAAELAGIGEAGLTETIAALLTAVGLPTEVPRHFDADAILAATRTDKKAREGRVEYALPVRIGVMAGADRAYGTPLSEEVVRAALNATFSA encoded by the coding sequence GTGAGCGGCTCCGACGCGCTCGACCTCCACGGGTCGCGCATTCTTATCGGCACGGGACTTCTCGACCGCTGCGGCCCAGAGCTTCGGCGGGCGCTGGGCACACGTCGCCTCGCCATCGTCACGGACGACACCGTCGCGCCACTCTGGGGCGACCGCCTCGCGGCTGCTACGGGCGACACCAGCACCCCACGCTTCGTCATGCCAGCGGGCGAAGCCAACAAGACCCGCAAGACCTGGTCGCGGATCACCGACGAACTGCTCGACGCCGGCTTTGGCCGCGACACCGCACTCCTCGCCCTCGGCGGCGGCGTGGTGGGCGACCTCACGGGCTTCGTCGCCGCCACATACCTCCGCGGCATTCCGTTCGTGCAAATCCCCACGACGCTGCTCGCAATGATCGACGCGTCCATCGGCGGAAAGACCGGCGTCGACACGCGCGCCGGAAAAAATCTCGTCGGCGCCTTCCATCATCCGGCGCTCGTCATCGCCGATACCGCCACGTTGGGCACGCTCCCTGCTGTGCAGCTCCGCAACGGACTCGCCGAGGCGGTCAAGCACGCGGTCATCGCGAGCCCTTCCGAGTTCACCTGGCTCGACACACACGCCGCGGAACTCACACAGGACGGTGGACCGAGCACCGCAGTCGCCGAACGCCTCGTGCGCACACACGTCACGCTCAAGGCGGAAGTCGTCGCCCGCGACGAACGCGAAAGTGGCCTCCGCAAGATTCTGAACTTTGGCCACACCGTCGGCCACGCCATCGAGTCGCTCTCGCATTACGAACTGCTCCACGGCGAATGCGTGGCACTCGGCATGGTCGTGGAAGCACGCGCCGCGGAACTCGCGGGCATCGGTGAAGCGGGGCTCACCGAAACGATTGCCGCGCTACTCACTGCCGTCGGTTTGCCAACGGAGGTACCGCGCCACTTCGACGCCGACGCCATTCTCGCCGCGACGCGCACCGACAAGAAAGCACGCGAAGGCAGAGTGGAATACGCGCTGCCGGTGCGCATTGGCGTCATGGCGGGAGCGGATCGCGCGTACGGCACGCCGCTCTCCGAAGAGGTGGTGCGCGCGGCACTCAACGCCACGTTTAGCGCGTAG
- a CDS encoding cob(I)yrinic acid a,c-diamide adenosyltransferase: MATKIYTKTGDDGQTALFGGSRVGKDHARVEAYGDVDELNAVIGMARSIDLMPRVDEILAPVQRDLFSIGALLATPQPEKYKEQLEKARLSDKRIAQLETAIDDCEEELAPLKSFILPGGTAKAATLHVARTVCRRAERAIIKLQHTDDVPQIVIVYLNRLSDLLFMLARVANRRAGAAEVLW; encoded by the coding sequence ATGGCGACCAAGATCTATACCAAAACCGGCGACGACGGGCAGACCGCTCTCTTCGGCGGCAGCCGCGTGGGCAAAGACCATGCGCGCGTCGAGGCCTACGGCGACGTGGACGAACTCAATGCCGTGATCGGCATGGCGCGCAGCATCGACCTCATGCCGCGTGTGGACGAGATTCTCGCCCCCGTGCAGCGCGATCTCTTTTCCATCGGCGCGCTCCTCGCCACGCCGCAGCCCGAGAAGTACAAGGAGCAACTCGAAAAAGCGCGGCTCAGCGACAAACGCATTGCCCAGTTAGAAACGGCAATCGACGACTGCGAAGAAGAACTGGCACCGCTCAAGTCGTTCATTCTGCCGGGCGGCACCGCAAAGGCCGCCACGCTTCACGTCGCACGCACCGTCTGCCGACGCGCGGAGCGCGCGATCATCAAGTTGCAGCACACCGACGACGTGCCGCAGATCGTGATCGTGTACCTGAACCGACTCTCCGATTTATTGTTTATGCTCGCCCGCGTCGCCAACCGGCGCGCCGGCGCAGCCGAAGTGCTCTGGTAG
- a CDS encoding serine/threonine-protein kinase: MRRIARGGMATVYEAEQIGDRGFTKRVALKVIHEKYSRDPSWLQLFIDEAKLSANLIHGNIVQIFQFHEVDGEFFMAMEYVRGVTLRALIDHHRAIGEQVPPTLAAYIMSRVCRALDYAHNFIDGAGQRLHIVHRDVSPGNILLTWDGQVKLADFGVAKARFMHDPAEERQLTIGKKHYMSPEQSMSAKVDWRTDIFSTGVVLFEVLALEQLFREVETEAALDEITIAPSPDVRRLLPDLDLAITGLVTLAIAKDPLVRPNAAMFGLVLDEWCAKQHAAGSPEQLQKHLARHFPDAYRPLSEAPRSESTPAAGDAKSISLLLDKVFGK; this comes from the coding sequence GTGCGACGTATCGCGCGTGGGGGGATGGCCACGGTCTACGAAGCCGAACAGATCGGCGACCGCGGCTTCACCAAGCGCGTCGCGCTCAAGGTCATCCACGAGAAGTACTCGCGCGACCCATCGTGGTTGCAGCTGTTCATCGACGAAGCCAAGCTCTCGGCCAACCTGATTCACGGCAACATCGTCCAGATCTTCCAGTTTCACGAAGTGGACGGTGAGTTCTTTATGGCCATGGAGTACGTGCGCGGCGTCACCCTGCGCGCGCTCATCGACCACCACCGCGCCATCGGGGAGCAGGTACCGCCGACGCTCGCGGCGTACATCATGAGCCGCGTCTGCCGCGCCCTCGACTACGCCCACAACTTCATTGACGGCGCGGGCCAGCGCCTACACATCGTCCATCGCGATGTGTCGCCGGGCAACATCCTCCTCACCTGGGACGGCCAGGTGAAGCTCGCCGATTTTGGCGTTGCCAAGGCCCGCTTTATGCACGACCCAGCGGAAGAGCGGCAGCTCACGATCGGCAAAAAGCATTACATGAGCCCGGAGCAGTCGATGAGCGCCAAAGTGGACTGGCGCACCGACATTTTTTCTACTGGGGTCGTGCTCTTCGAAGTGCTCGCGCTCGAACAGCTCTTTCGGGAAGTCGAAACCGAGGCCGCGCTCGACGAAATCACCATCGCGCCGTCGCCCGATGTGCGGCGCCTCTTACCGGACCTCGACCTCGCGATCACCGGCCTCGTCACGCTCGCCATCGCCAAAGACCCGCTCGTGCGCCCCAACGCGGCGATGTTCGGTCTGGTGCTCGACGAGTGGTGCGCCAAACAGCATGCGGCGGGCTCCCCGGAACAGCTGCAGAAGCACCTGGCCCGCCACTTTCCCGACGCCTACCGCCCGCTCAGCGAAGCCCCGCGCTCCGAGTCCACGCCCGCGGCCGGCGACGCCAAGTCGATCTCCCTCCTGCTCGACAAAGTGTTCGGCAAATAG
- a CDS encoding NAD(P)/FAD-dependent oxidoreductase yields the protein MTHEVQDVTIIGAGPAGLFALFYAGMRGASAQIVDALNEPGGQLTALYPEKYIFDVAGFPKVLAKDLVRNLITQAEQFSGPVHCNQRVVALEQADDHLVLVTETDRFPTRTVVIAAGIGAFAPRRLPQACAEPWYGRAIFDRVSTPAEFAGKRVVIVGGGDSAFDWAHQLQGVAASVALVHRSDRFRAHAATVQAVQASAAAGNTAIYTFHELHDIHAAGDQLVGLELKDIKAKTTKRIDADVVLPMLGFVSDIGPLMSWGLTVVNDEIVVNSQMETGRAGVYAAGDVTTYPGKLKLIAAGFAEASVAVNQAYHWLYPEKKVSPGHSSNLAVFGQKDD from the coding sequence ATGACACACGAAGTGCAAGATGTGACTATTATCGGCGCCGGTCCGGCTGGGCTGTTCGCCCTCTTTTATGCGGGTATGCGGGGGGCGTCCGCCCAGATCGTGGACGCTCTCAACGAGCCCGGCGGCCAACTCACCGCCCTGTACCCTGAAAAGTACATCTTTGACGTTGCCGGGTTCCCCAAAGTGCTCGCCAAGGACTTGGTCCGGAACCTCATCACCCAGGCCGAGCAGTTCAGCGGGCCGGTCCACTGCAACCAGCGCGTGGTGGCGTTGGAGCAGGCGGATGACCATCTGGTGCTCGTGACGGAGACCGACCGGTTCCCCACGCGAACGGTGGTAATCGCGGCCGGGATAGGCGCGTTCGCCCCACGCCGGTTACCGCAGGCCTGTGCCGAGCCGTGGTATGGGCGCGCGATTTTCGACCGGGTGAGTACGCCAGCCGAGTTTGCCGGCAAGCGCGTGGTGATCGTCGGCGGCGGCGACTCGGCGTTTGACTGGGCGCATCAGCTGCAGGGCGTTGCCGCGAGCGTCGCGCTCGTGCACCGCAGCGACCGGTTCCGCGCGCACGCGGCCACCGTACAGGCCGTGCAGGCCTCGGCGGCGGCGGGGAATACCGCGATCTACACCTTTCACGAACTCCACGACATTCATGCCGCTGGCGACCAGTTGGTTGGCCTAGAGCTCAAGGACATCAAAGCCAAGACCACCAAGCGCATCGACGCCGACGTCGTGCTGCCGATGCTTGGATTTGTGAGCGATATCGGGCCATTGATGTCCTGGGGGCTGACGGTGGTGAACGACGAGATTGTGGTGAACTCGCAAATGGAGACGGGGCGCGCCGGCGTGTATGCCGCTGGCGACGTGACCACGTATCCGGGCAAGCTCAAACTGATTGCCGCCGGTTTTGCTGAGGCGTCGGTCGCGGTGAATCAGGCGTACCACTGGCTCTATCCGGAAAAGAAGGTGAGCCCCGGACACTCGTCGAATCTCGCAGTGTTCGGCCAGAAGGACGACTGA